A genomic window from Erythrobacter sp. BLCC-B19 includes:
- a CDS encoding BatA domain-containing protein, which yields MSPLLLFPLGLAALAALAVPLLVHLRRRTEEVPLDFAALRWLDPLPRPRRRLRFDEWVLLALRLLLVALLALLLARPAVLGWEDTGARVLVAPGVDPAAARAAAGAEANLRWIAPGFPAVEGTAAPAPGAASSLIRQFDAELPPEASLTILVPPVLAGVDAAPLRLTRKARWRIVDSPAPAATPAPPPAPALAVRYAPGQTASLRYFRAAAEAWSDAPRFEAATGTDLPPADQVLVWLTPGPVPGSVTDWVSEGGTALLGPAAEVAMPAATAPVWTDEAGAPLVEGGPLGAGRLMRFTRALEPAAMPDLLAPGFASSLRDLVSPPAPPPARVSAAAFAPVAGTKPYPLPPRELGDWLAVLIALAFAAERWLASRARRFAA from the coding sequence GTGAGCCCGCTGCTGCTGTTCCCGCTGGGTCTTGCCGCGCTCGCCGCATTGGCGGTGCCGCTGCTGGTGCACCTGCGGCGCCGGACGGAGGAAGTGCCGCTCGATTTCGCCGCGCTGCGCTGGCTCGACCCGCTGCCGCGCCCGCGCCGCCGCTTGCGGTTTGACGAGTGGGTGCTGCTGGCGCTGCGGCTGCTGCTGGTGGCACTGCTCGCCCTGCTGCTGGCGCGGCCTGCGGTGCTGGGGTGGGAAGACACGGGCGCGCGGGTGCTGGTTGCGCCGGGGGTCGACCCCGCCGCCGCGCGTGCTGCTGCCGGGGCTGAGGCCAATCTGCGCTGGATCGCGCCGGGCTTCCCCGCCGTGGAGGGCACCGCCGCGCCTGCGCCGGGCGCAGCCTCCAGCCTGATCCGCCAGTTCGACGCCGAATTGCCGCCCGAGGCCTCGCTGACGATCCTCGTCCCCCCGGTGCTCGCCGGGGTCGATGCCGCGCCCTTGCGGCTGACCCGCAAGGCCCGGTGGCGGATCGTCGATAGCCCCGCCCCCGCCGCCACCCCCGCGCCGCCCCCCGCTCCGGCGCTCGCCGTGCGCTATGCGCCGGGCCAGACCGCATCCTTGCGCTACTTCCGCGCTGCCGCCGAGGCGTGGAGCGATGCGCCGCGCTTCGAGGCTGCGACCGGCACCGACTTGCCGCCTGCCGATCAGGTGCTGGTGTGGCTGACCCCCGGCCCCGTGCCCGGCAGCGTGACCGACTGGGTCAGCGAGGGCGGCACGGCGCTGCTCGGACCTGCCGCTGAGGTAGCCATGCCCGCCGCCACTGCGCCCGTGTGGACGGACGAGGCGGGCGCGCCGCTGGTCGAAGGCGGCCCCTTGGGTGCAGGGCGGCTGATGCGCTTCACCCGCGCGCTTGAACCTGCCGCCATGCCCGATCTGCTCGCGCCCGGCTTTGCCTCGTCGCTGCGCGATCTGGTATCGCCGCCCGCACCCCCGCCCGCCCGCGTCAGCGCCGCCGCCTTTGCGCCGGTGGCGGGAACCAAGCCCTATCCCCTCCCCCCGCGCGAGCTTGGCGACTGGCTCGCTGTGCTGATCGCGCTCGCCTTCGCCGCCGAACGCTGGCTGGCGAGCCGCGCGCGCAGGTTCGCCGCATGA
- a CDS encoding TldD/PmbA family protein encodes MSILTEAQAKAILDKVIALSTADNTSAVLSGGIGGNVRFARNDISTSGIVDDVQLAVEVAYGKRVGTASINQFDDASLERVVRRAEDLAKLAPENPEYMPPVAKQTYTATDTYSEATAALTAEARAKIAEASILPCREQGLIAAGFLEDGHTFFAHANSNGNFGYQKSTIADYTCTVRTEDGRGSGWVASNVKDIASLDAGDDVQIAMRKAAASVDAQALEPGKYTVILEPAAASGLISFMMNFFDARSADEGRSFLSKQGGGNKIGEQIMDPRVMIYTDPANPTVPAMPWDGDGLPRQKTMIIDGGKVANLQYSRYWANKQGKPETAGWGNTIMEGGTKSTSELIAGTERGILVTRTWYIRMVDPQTVLLTGLTRDGTFYIENGQLKYPIKNFRFNESPVIMLNNIEELGRSVRVEDGSMMVPAMKLRDFTFTSLSDAV; translated from the coding sequence ATGAGCATTCTGACTGAAGCGCAGGCCAAGGCCATTCTCGACAAGGTGATCGCCCTGTCGACCGCCGACAACACCAGCGCGGTGCTGAGCGGCGGGATCGGCGGCAACGTCCGCTTTGCGCGCAACGACATCTCGACGTCGGGTATCGTCGATGACGTGCAGCTGGCGGTCGAGGTCGCCTATGGCAAGCGCGTGGGCACCGCCTCGATCAACCAGTTCGACGATGCCAGCCTTGAACGGGTGGTGCGCCGGGCCGAGGATCTGGCCAAGCTGGCCCCGGAAAACCCCGAATATATGCCCCCCGTGGCCAAACAGACCTACACCGCGACCGACACCTACAGCGAAGCCACCGCCGCGCTGACCGCCGAAGCCCGCGCGAAGATCGCCGAAGCCTCGATCCTGCCGTGCAGGGAACAGGGGCTGATCGCCGCAGGCTTCCTCGAAGACGGGCACACCTTCTTTGCCCATGCCAATTCGAACGGCAATTTCGGCTATCAGAAATCGACCATCGCCGATTACACCTGCACCGTGCGTACCGAGGACGGGCGCGGGTCGGGCTGGGTCGCGAGCAACGTCAAGGACATCGCCAGCCTTGATGCGGGCGACGATGTGCAGATCGCGATGCGCAAGGCGGCCGCCTCGGTCGATGCGCAGGCGCTGGAGCCGGGCAAGTACACCGTCATCCTCGAACCGGCGGCGGCATCTGGGCTTATCAGCTTCATGATGAACTTCTTCGATGCGCGCTCGGCCGATGAAGGGCGCAGCTTCCTCTCCAAGCAGGGCGGCGGCAACAAGATCGGCGAGCAGATCATGGACCCGCGGGTGATGATCTACACCGATCCCGCCAACCCCACCGTGCCTGCCATGCCGTGGGACGGCGACGGGCTGCCGCGCCAGAAGACTATGATCATCGACGGCGGCAAGGTCGCCAACCTGCAATACAGCCGCTACTGGGCGAACAAGCAGGGCAAGCCCGAAACCGCCGGATGGGGCAACACCATCATGGAAGGCGGCACCAAATCGACCTCGGAACTGATTGCAGGCACCGAACGCGGCATTCTGGTGACCCGCACCTGGTATATCCGCATGGTCGATCCGCAGACCGTGCTGCTCACCGGCCTCACCCGCGACGGCACCTTCTACATCGAGAACGGCCAGCTGAAGTATCCGATCAAGAACTTCCGCTTCAACGAAAGCCCGGTGATCATGCTCAACAACATCGAGGAACTCGGCCGGTCGGTGCGGGTTGAGGATGGCAGCATGATGGTTCCGGCGATGAAGCTCAGGGACTTCACCTTCACCTCGCTGTCGGACGCTGTCTGA
- a CDS encoding AAA family ATPase — protein MSEDTAAQSAAIEQRTARIGDLKRAIATAIVGQEDVVEQLLIGLLAGGHCLLEGVPGLGKTLLVRTLGEALRLDFRRVQFTPDLMPSDILGTELLEEDHGTGHRSFRFQKGPVFTNLLLADELNRTPPKTQAALLEAMQEKTVSYGGQTYQLPRPFFVLATQNPLEQAGTYPLPEAQLDRFLLLVRVGYPTAAEERDILARTTGSAGDEVPCVMAAEDVLALQAMVREVYLSGDLLEWITTLVRASRPGDAQAPADVATYVRWGAGPRAGQALVLCAKARALLHGRLAATREDIAALAAPVLRHRLLLSFAAEAEGKSTDDIVASLLAHLPPPTA, from the coding sequence GTGAGTGAGGATACAGCGGCACAGAGCGCCGCAATCGAACAGCGCACGGCCCGCATCGGCGATCTGAAGCGCGCGATCGCCACCGCGATTGTCGGGCAGGAGGATGTGGTCGAACAATTGCTGATCGGCCTGCTGGCGGGCGGGCATTGTCTGCTCGAAGGCGTGCCCGGCCTCGGCAAGACGCTGCTGGTGCGCACGCTGGGCGAAGCGCTGCGGCTCGATTTCCGCCGCGTCCAGTTCACCCCCGACCTGATGCCGAGCGACATTCTCGGCACGGAACTGCTGGAGGAAGACCACGGCACCGGCCACCGCAGCTTCCGGTTCCAGAAGGGCCCGGTTTTCACCAACCTGCTGCTGGCCGACGAACTCAACCGCACGCCCCCCAAGACGCAGGCCGCGCTGCTGGAGGCGATGCAGGAAAAGACCGTCAGCTATGGCGGGCAGACCTATCAGCTGCCCCGCCCCTTCTTCGTGCTGGCGACCCAGAACCCGCTCGAACAGGCGGGCACCTATCCCCTGCCCGAAGCCCAGCTTGACCGCTTCCTGCTGCTGGTGCGGGTCGGCTATCCGACCGCGGCGGAAGAGCGCGACATTCTCGCCCGCACCACCGGCAGCGCGGGCGATGAGGTGCCTTGCGTGATGGCGGCAGAGGATGTGCTGGCGTTGCAGGCGATGGTGCGCGAGGTTTACCTGTCGGGCGACCTGCTCGAATGGATCACCACCTTGGTGCGCGCGAGCCGGCCCGGCGATGCACAGGCGCCCGCCGATGTCGCCACCTATGTGCGCTGGGGTGCAGGCCCGCGCGCAGGCCAGGCGCTGGTGCTGTGCGCCAAGGCGCGCGCGCTGCTCCACGGCAGGCTCGCCGCCACGCGCGAGGATATTGCCGCGCTCGCCGCCCCCGTGCTGCGCCACCGCCTGCTGCTCTCCTTCGCTGCCGAGGCCGAGGGCAAGAGCACCGACGATATCGTCGCAAGCCTGCTCGCCCACCTGCCGCCGCCAACGGCCTAG
- a CDS encoding DUF4159 domain-containing protein, translating to MSHQGTTRAGFLRLLTGALAAAALPGTRAAAQSRPGSPGAAGYDFWFTRLKYNSGDWDVDQRMPANLITSLIDYTTLKVDPKEHVIDLADPRMLAAPFCYLAGHKAVEFSAAERRNFERYVRNGGFVFVDDCNHDIDGLFAKSFEAQVASIFGADALKKLPNTHPLYSSFFKFDGPPATSFELNGWGDDLIHDYLKGITINGRLGLLYSNKDYGCEWDYDWRNKRFLAEDNTRFGVNIIMYALSN from the coding sequence ATGAGCCACCAAGGCACAACCCGCGCCGGTTTTCTAAGGCTGCTGACCGGCGCGCTCGCGGCTGCGGCCTTGCCGGGCACCCGCGCCGCCGCACAATCGCGCCCCGGCAGCCCCGGGGCGGCGGGCTATGATTTCTGGTTCACCCGGCTCAAGTACAACTCGGGCGACTGGGACGTCGATCAGCGGATGCCGGCCAACCTCATTACCTCGCTGATCGACTACACCACTCTCAAGGTCGATCCCAAGGAACACGTGATCGACCTTGCCGATCCCCGGATGCTCGCCGCGCCGTTCTGCTATCTCGCCGGGCACAAGGCGGTCGAATTCTCCGCCGCCGAACGCCGCAATTTCGAACGCTACGTGAGGAACGGCGGGTTCGTGTTCGTCGATGACTGCAACCACGACATCGACGGGCTGTTCGCCAAGTCCTTCGAGGCGCAGGTGGCGAGCATCTTCGGCGCGGACGCCCTGAAGAAACTGCCCAACACCCACCCGCTCTATTCGAGCTTCTTCAAGTTCGACGGCCCGCCCGCGACCTCCTTTGAACTGAACGGCTGGGGCGATGACCTCATTCACGATTACCTCAAGGGCATTACCATCAACGGCCGTCTGGGGCTGCTCTACAGCAACAAGGATTACGGCTGCGAATGGGATTACGACTGGCGCAACAAGCGCTTCCTGGCGGAAGACAACACCCGCTTCGGGGTGAACATCATCATGTATGCGCTCAGCAATTGA
- a CDS encoding TldD/PmbA family protein has translation MDRRDFLALSTFFTGAALSPSIFGKAIAAEQLQDGIDIAVKKRLADAALAAATDAGASYCDVRVGRYLRQFVITRERNVENIVNTESTGTGVRVIADGAWGFAATNVMTEDAVAAAARQATAIAKANARIQTTAVQLAPTPGVGEVSWRTPIKKNAMEVPIADKVALLMDVNDSALNAGASFVNSLLFLVNEQKYFASTDGSYIDQDVHRIWAPTTVTAVDTTTGKFRSREGLSAPMGLGYEYLDGRAEDKFVLPNGLTTYGMSYDMKEDAIAAARDAQAKLKAPSVKPGKYDLVLDPNHLGLTIHESVGHPLELDRVLGYEANYAGTSFATIDKRDAAFKYGSEIVNLFADKTQVGSLGAVGYDDEGVKCKRWDLVKDGILVDYQTIRDQAHIVGKTESDGCCYADSWSSVQFQRMANVSLAPGKTPMTPADMIAGVENGIYIAGRGSFSIDQQRYNAQFGGTVFYEIKNGKLGPMIEDVAYQMRTPEFWGSCSAICDESDYRMFGSFFDGKGQPSQISAVSHGSSTTRFDGINVINTARSLG, from the coding sequence GTGGACAGACGGGACTTTTTGGCGCTCAGCACCTTCTTTACAGGCGCTGCGCTATCGCCCTCGATCTTCGGCAAGGCGATTGCTGCCGAACAATTGCAGGACGGCATCGACATCGCCGTGAAGAAGCGCCTCGCCGATGCGGCGCTGGCGGCGGCGACCGACGCGGGGGCGTCTTACTGTGACGTGCGCGTCGGCCGCTATCTGCGCCAGTTCGTCATCACCCGCGAACGCAATGTCGAGAACATCGTCAACACCGAGTCGACCGGCACCGGGGTGCGCGTGATCGCTGACGGGGCATGGGGCTTTGCCGCGACCAACGTGATGACCGAGGACGCGGTTGCCGCTGCTGCCCGGCAGGCGACCGCCATCGCCAAGGCCAACGCCCGGATTCAGACCACCGCCGTCCAGCTCGCCCCCACCCCCGGCGTGGGCGAGGTCAGCTGGCGCACGCCGATCAAGAAGAACGCGATGGAAGTTCCCATCGCCGACAAGGTCGCGCTGCTGATGGATGTGAACGATTCGGCGCTCAATGCCGGCGCCAGCTTCGTCAATTCGCTGCTGTTCCTCGTCAACGAGCAGAAATATTTCGCCTCGACCGATGGTTCCTACATCGATCAGGACGTGCACCGCATCTGGGCGCCGACCACCGTCACCGCGGTCGACACCACCACCGGCAAGTTCCGCTCGCGCGAGGGGCTCTCGGCGCCGATGGGGCTCGGCTATGAATACCTGGACGGGCGCGCCGAAGACAAGTTCGTGCTGCCCAACGGGCTGACCACTTACGGCATGTCCTACGACATGAAGGAAGACGCGATCGCCGCGGCCCGGGACGCGCAGGCCAAGCTCAAGGCGCCTTCGGTCAAGCCGGGCAAGTATGATCTGGTGCTCGACCCCAACCACCTCGGCCTCACCATCCACGAAAGCGTCGGTCACCCGCTCGAGCTCGACCGCGTGCTGGGCTACGAAGCGAACTACGCCGGCACCAGCTTTGCCACGATCGACAAGCGCGATGCCGCGTTCAAATACGGCAGCGAGATCGTCAACCTGTTCGCCGACAAGACCCAGGTCGGCAGCCTCGGCGCGGTCGGCTATGACGACGAAGGCGTGAAGTGCAAGCGCTGGGATCTGGTCAAGGACGGCATCCTGGTCGACTACCAGACCATCCGCGATCAGGCGCATATCGTCGGCAAGACCGAAAGCGACGGCTGCTGCTACGCCGACAGCTGGTCGAGCGTGCAGTTCCAGCGCATGGCGAACGTCAGCCTTGCCCCCGGCAAGACCCCGATGACCCCCGCCGACATGATCGCAGGGGTCGAAAACGGCATCTACATCGCCGGGCGCGGTTCCTTCTCGATCGACCAGCAGCGCTACAACGCGCAGTTCGGCGGCACGGTGTTCTACGAGATCAAGAACGGCAAGCTTGGCCCCATGATCGAGGATGTCGCCTACCAGATGCGCACGCCTGAATTCTGGGGATCGTGCTCGGCGATCTGTGACGAGAGCGATTACCGGATGTTCGGCTCGTTCTTCGACGGCAAGGGCCAACCGAGCCAGATTTCGGCGGTGAGCCACGGCTCCTCGACCACCCGTTTCGACGGCATCAACGTCATCAACACCGCCCGGTCGCTGGGTTGA
- a CDS encoding DUF58 domain-containing protein, whose protein sequence is MARTPLVIPPAIRSRLKRLRLTTRRDMGDRGFGMHASRNKGAGLEFAQYRAYEPGDEPRRIDWKLFARSDKFFVREAEEESPIAVWMLIDASASMRQADRARPDWTRSDAAGLLALCIAELAQMQGDRFGWITLAQGGLGVAEPAAGRAQRDRLQLDLARLEPAGTFPDAATLAPLWERIGANDLVFFLSDCFDEGGIALIERLAKAGREVLCVQVLTVEERDFPFDGGYRFLDPETGEHLIGDGTALRDSFLARFAAARAALAERLDTAGIRHTALVLDESIDRPLHVFFGRGAPPA, encoded by the coding sequence ATGGCGCGCACGCCGCTCGTCATCCCGCCCGCGATCCGCAGCCGGTTGAAGCGGCTGCGGCTCACCACCCGGCGCGACATGGGCGACCGGGGCTTCGGGATGCATGCCAGCCGCAACAAGGGCGCAGGGTTAGAGTTTGCGCAATACCGCGCCTACGAGCCGGGTGACGAGCCGCGCCGGATCGACTGGAAGCTGTTCGCCCGCTCCGACAAGTTCTTCGTGCGCGAGGCGGAGGAGGAAAGCCCGATTGCGGTCTGGATGCTGATCGACGCGAGCGCCTCGATGCGTCAGGCCGACCGCGCCCGGCCCGATTGGACGCGCAGCGATGCGGCGGGGCTGCTGGCGCTGTGCATTGCCGAACTGGCGCAGATGCAGGGCGACCGTTTCGGCTGGATCACGCTGGCGCAAGGTGGGCTGGGAGTGGCAGAACCGGCAGCAGGCCGCGCCCAGCGCGATCGCTTGCAGCTTGATCTGGCGCGATTGGAACCCGCTGGCACCTTCCCCGATGCCGCCACGCTTGCGCCCCTGTGGGAACGGATCGGGGCGAATGATCTGGTGTTCTTCCTCTCCGATTGCTTCGACGAGGGGGGGATTGCCCTGATCGAACGGCTCGCCAAGGCCGGGCGCGAGGTGCTCTGCGTTCAGGTGCTGACCGTAGAGGAGCGCGATTTCCCCTTCGACGGCGGCTACCGCTTCCTCGATCCCGAAACCGGCGAGCACCTGATCGGCGATGGCACGGCCTTGCGCGACAGCTTCCTCGCCCGGTTCGCTGCGGCGCGGGCGGCGCTGGCCGAAAGGCTCGACACAGCCGGCATCCGCCACACCGCGTTGGTGCTGGACGAGAGCATTGACCGTCCGCTGCACGTGTTCTTCGGACGCGGAGCGCCGCCTGCGTGA